One segment of Trachemys scripta elegans isolate TJP31775 chromosome 1, CAS_Tse_1.0, whole genome shotgun sequence DNA contains the following:
- the LOC117872036 gene encoding olfactory receptor 51G2-like, giving the protein MSAVNDTNFNSAVFFFTGIPGQEDVYLWISIPFCLMYVISIVGNSVILFIIKTDSSLHEPMYIFLSMLVVTDLGLSLSTMPTILGIYLFNSREISLDACIVQLFFIHSFAKFESSVLLLMAFDRFIAICNPLRYAAILTPPRIAKMGLVFVFRVLATSFPYPFLLKRFRYCRDNVLSHSYCVHQDVMKMACSDITVNSIYGLCTTLLTVGLDSLLIFLSYVMILKTVLSIASHEECLKALNTCVSHLCAILLFYTPEIGLAVIHRFGNSSSHLLQMVLGYFYLLLPPLINPIVYSVKSKHLRERIIRAFVK; this is encoded by the coding sequence atgtcagctgtcaatgacaccaaCTTCAACTCTGCAGTGTTCTTTTTCACcgggatacctgggcaggaagaTGTTTACCTGTGGATCTCTATCCCCTTCTGCTTAATGTATGTTATTTCGATAGtaggaaattcagtcattctcttcattataaaaacagattcaagcctccatgagcccatgtacattttcctttccatgttggtCGTCACAGACCTTGGCTTATCGCTATCCACCATGCCGACGATACTGGGCATATACTTGTTCAACTCTAGGGAGATCAGCCTCGATGCCTGTATTgtccagctgttcttcatccactcgTTTGCAAAATTTGAATCCTCCGTGCTGTTGCtgatggcctttgaccgcttcaTCGCAATCTGTAACCCCCTGAGATATGCTGCCATCTTAACCCCACCGAGAATAGCCAAGATGGGACTGGTGTTTGTGTTCAGAGTGCTGGCCACTTCATTCCCATACCCCTTTCTGCTGAAACGGTTCCGATACTGTCGAGAcaatgtcctctcccattcctactgcGTGCACCAGGATGTCATGAAGATGGCTTGTTCGGATATCACAGTCAACAGCATCTATGGCTTGTGTACCACACTCTTAACGGTGGGGTTGGACTCGCTGCTCATCttcctctcttatgtgatgatcctcaaaacagtgctgagcatcGCATCCCACGAGGAGTGCCTGAAGGCCCTGAACACCtgcgtctcccacctctgtgccatcCTGCTTTTCTACACACCAGAAATTGGCCTGGCTGTGATACACAGATTTGGTAACAGCTCTTCTCACTTGCTTCAAATGGTCCTGGGCTATTTCTACCTGCTGCTCCCACCCCTGATCAATCCAATCGTGTACAGTGTGAAAAGTAAACACCTTCGTGAGAGGATAATCAGGGCATTTGTCAAGTGA
- the LOC117872042 gene encoding olfactory receptor 51G2-like, translating into MSTVNDTNFNSVVFLLTGIPGQEDVYLWISIPICLMYVISIVGNSVILFIIKTDSSLHEPMYILISMLAITDLGLSLSTMPTILGIYLFNSREISLDACFAQLFFIHSFAKFESSVLLLMAFDRFIAISNPLRYAAILIPPRIAKMGLVLVLRVVATSIPYPFLLKRFRFCRDNILSHSYCLHQDAMKLACADITVNYIYGLSDELLTMGLDSLLIFLSYVMILKTVLSIASHNECLRALNTCVSHLCAILLFYTPDVGLAMIHRFGNSSSHLLQIVLGYFYLLVPPMINPIVYSVKSKHLRERIIRAFVK; encoded by the coding sequence ATGTCAACTGTCAATGACACCAACTTCAACTCTGTAGTGTTCCTTCTCACcgggatacctgggcaggaagaCGTCTACCTGTGGATCTCTATCCCCATCTGCTTAATGTATGTTATTTCGATAGtaggaaattcagtcattctgttcattataaaaacagattcaagcctccatgagcccatgtacattttgATTTCCATGTTGGCCATCACAGACCTTGGCTTATCGCTATCCACCATGCCGACGATACTGGGCATATACTTGTTCAACTCTAGGGAGATCAGCCTCGATGCCTGTTTTGCCCAGCTCTTCTTCATCCACTCGTTTGCAAAATTTGAATCCTCCGTGCTGttgttgatggcctttgaccgcttcaTCGCAATTTCTAACCCACTGAGATATGCTGCCATCTTAATTCCACCGAGAATAGCCAAGATGGGACTGGTGTTAGTTCTCAGAGTGGTGGCCACTTCAATCCCATATCCATTTCTCCTGAAACGGTTCCGATTCTGTCGAGACAATatcctctcccattcctactgcctCCACCAGGATGCCATGAAACTGGCTTGTGCGGATATCACAGTCAACTACATCTATGGCTTGTCTGATGAACTCTTAACGATGGGGTTGGACTCACTGCTCATCttcctctcttatgtgatgatactcaaaacagtgctgagcatcGCGTCCCACAACGAGTGCCTGagggccctgaacacctgcgTCTCCCACCTCTGCGCCATCCTGCTTTTCTATACACCAGACGTCGGCCTGGCTATGATACACCGATTTGGTAACAGCTCTTCTCACTTGCTTCAAATAGTCCTGGGCTATTTCTACCTGCTGGTCCCACCCATGATCAATCCAATCGTGTACAGTGTGAAAAGCAAACATCTTCGTGAGAGGATAATCAGGGCATTTGTCAAGTGA